The Gloeobacter violaceus PCC 7421 DNA window GTAATAATTAGCGATTGTGTTCAAAATCCGGAGTGCGGACGATGTCGCGCAAGTGCATGCTCACCGGCAAAAAAGCCAACAACGCCTACAGCGTTTCTTTTTCCCACCGCCGCAACAAGCGTTTGCAGATGGCCAACTTGCAATGGAAGCGGATCTGGGACGATCAGCAGGGTTGCTTCGTGCGCTTGAAGCTCTCGACCAAAGCGATCAAGACCCTTGAGCACCGCAGCCTGCACGCTTTGGCCAAAGAAGCGGGTCTGGATCTAAGCAAATACGTTGTGAAATAAATCAAGGCTTACGATTGCGCGCCGCACCGGTTAGATAAGCTGCCAGTGGCGCAATCCTTCGGCGATGCCTTCAGCACAGCGGCCCTTCGCAGCGTAGATAGGCAGCTTCGGCTGCCCCGTCATCCACGCGACCAGCTCGCTACGGGCATTGCCGACGGCGATTCCCAGGTTGCCCGTCTCAAAGAGGCTTTGATCGTTGCCGGAATCGCCGCAGACCACTGTATTTCGACTGTCGAAGTTCCAGCGCTCCTGCAAGTAGCGCACCGCTGATCCCTTGTTGCCCTTGGCGGGCAGGATGTCAAGATCGCGAAAACTGGAGTAGACCACGCGCGTTCGCAACTGCGCCTTTAGTAACTGTGCTTCGAGTTCGGCGATGCGGTAAGCGTGGGCGGGATCGAGAAAATAACTGCGCTTGAACGGGCCTTGCTCAGCCGAAGGCTGGGGCCACAGTTCCGGGAAAAGCCCGGCGACAGCTTCGATTGCCTCCGTTTGCCATCCGTCCTTCAGAAGCTCCCACCACCGATGATCCGGCCTGTCGGGATCTTCTGAATAGTAGATGGCCGTCCCGACACTAGTCACCAGGGCATCGGGAATCAACAATTCGGCCTCGGCAATCAGGGTCAAAGCCGAAGCAGGCGAGCGTCCGGTGGCATAGATCACTGTGACCTCGGGTTCGGCGAGGACCGCGTTGAGCACCCGCAGCGCCTCGCGGTCCTCGGGAAGCGAACCGACCAGGGTGTCGTCGAGATCGCTGACGAACAAAAAAGGCAGGTTCGCCATCGATCAGGCCACAGACTGCTGCTTTTGCGGGCGATTAGAAACCCGACGGGCCGCCAGGTTCGCATAAAGGCGCCCGAGTTGGCGGCTCAC harbors:
- a CDS encoding sucrose-phosphate phosphatase translates to MANLPFLFVSDLDDTLVGSLPEDREALRVLNAVLAEPEVTVIYATGRSPASALTLIAEAELLIPDALVTSVGTAIYYSEDPDRPDHRWWELLKDGWQTEAIEAVAGLFPELWPQPSAEQGPFKRSYFLDPAHAYRIAELEAQLLKAQLRTRVVYSSFRDLDILPAKGNKGSAVRYLQERWNFDSRNTVVCGDSGNDQSLFETGNLGIAVGNARSELVAWMTGQPKLPIYAAKGRCAEGIAEGLRHWQLI
- the rpmB gene encoding 50S ribosomal protein L28 codes for the protein MSRKCMLTGKKANNAYSVSFSHRRNKRLQMANLQWKRIWDDQQGCFVRLKLSTKAIKTLEHRSLHALAKEAGLDLSKYVVK